In a single window of the Natronosalvus caseinilyticus genome:
- a CDS encoding A24 family peptidase C-terminal domain-containing protein: MYDVVPIASTPDLLRLVAVPVFAWAAVRDVKTRRISSSVWIPLSALAAVLFVWDGWVAYRAGGVVWSHEFLVPSALSLGVVVPLAYLFWWFGGFGGADAKALLVLALLFPTHPAYKIGSWSIPVDEPSLSPFSLAILTNAVLLGVLIPVALAIRNAAAGRTDPVMFIGWPIDWREVSTTHGRLLDAPSGRSLSGLDLDAFRMYLRWRGLSLEELRADPETYRDPTSLPDEPNPPTDGAVTAEVRRDGGSSRIQDSLERDTDVPADVEVEDPWGAEAFLEDIDGTAYGTNPETLRDGLEVLGERDVVWISPGTPFLVPIFAGLVVALVYGDLLFTLLF; encoded by the coding sequence GTGTACGACGTCGTCCCGATCGCCTCGACGCCCGACCTCCTCCGGCTCGTCGCCGTCCCCGTCTTCGCCTGGGCGGCCGTCCGCGACGTGAAGACCCGCCGGATCTCGAGTTCGGTCTGGATCCCGCTGTCGGCGCTCGCCGCGGTCCTATTCGTCTGGGACGGCTGGGTCGCTTACCGGGCCGGCGGGGTCGTCTGGAGTCACGAGTTTCTCGTCCCCTCGGCGCTGAGTCTCGGGGTCGTCGTCCCGCTCGCGTACCTCTTCTGGTGGTTCGGCGGTTTCGGCGGTGCCGACGCGAAGGCCTTGCTGGTGCTCGCGTTGCTGTTTCCGACGCATCCTGCCTACAAAATCGGTTCGTGGTCGATTCCTGTCGATGAACCGAGTCTCAGCCCGTTCTCGCTCGCTATCCTAACGAACGCGGTCCTCCTCGGCGTACTCATTCCGGTAGCCCTCGCGATCCGTAATGCCGCCGCTGGACGGACCGATCCTGTGATGTTCATCGGTTGGCCAATTGACTGGCGCGAGGTTTCAACGACCCACGGACGACTCCTGGACGCTCCCTCGGGGCGGTCCCTGAGCGGCCTCGACCTGGACGCCTTCCGAATGTACCTTCGCTGGCGGGGACTCAGCCTCGAGGAACTCCGGGCAGACCCGGAGACGTATCGCGACCCGACGAGTCTCCCCGACGAGCCGAATCCGCCGACCGACGGTGCGGTGACGGCCGAGGTTCGGCGCGACGGCGGGTCGAGTCGCATCCAGGACAGCCTCGAGCGCGATACCGACGTACCAGCCGACGTCGAAGTCGAGGACCCCTGGGGCGCCGAAGCGTTCCTCGAGGACATCGACGGCACGGCCTACGGCACCAATCCCGAGACGCTTCGGGACGGCCTCGAGGTCCTCGGCGAACGCGACGTCGTCTGGATCTCACCGGGAACACCGTTTCTGGTGCCGATCTTCGCAGGGCTGGTCGTCGCGCTCGTCTACGGGGACCTCCTGTTTACCCTTCTGTTCTAA
- a CDS encoding LUD domain-containing protein: MTDDYYTKDDFDDELDLEEDRFDQVPDEDVIEETIANVEEGNVDVHRFESAEAARDHLVAQIPEGATVMDGHSTTLEEIGFTDVLEASDGFEYLGNRIADIDDDEERADARREAATADVFFDSVNAIARSGELLGANALGNAVSAWPFAAERLVLVGSANKIEPSWAAAVERVREFALPLEDARAEEVYGQGSTVGKLVSLERERVEDRTQLVLLEDRHGF, encoded by the coding sequence ATGACGGACGACTACTACACGAAAGACGACTTCGACGACGAACTGGACCTCGAGGAGGACCGCTTCGATCAGGTGCCCGACGAGGACGTGATCGAGGAGACGATCGCGAACGTCGAGGAGGGAAACGTCGACGTCCACCGGTTCGAATCGGCCGAGGCGGCCCGCGACCACCTCGTCGCCCAGATTCCGGAGGGGGCGACGGTGATGGACGGACACTCCACGACGCTGGAGGAGATCGGCTTCACGGACGTCCTCGAAGCGTCCGATGGGTTCGAGTACCTCGGCAACCGGATCGCCGACATCGACGACGACGAGGAGCGGGCGGACGCGCGCCGGGAGGCCGCCACGGCCGACGTCTTCTTCGACAGCGTCAACGCCATCGCCCGGAGCGGCGAACTCCTCGGCGCGAACGCGCTCGGCAACGCCGTGAGCGCCTGGCCGTTCGCCGCGGAACGCCTCGTACTCGTCGGGAGCGCGAACAAGATCGAACCCAGCTGGGCCGCCGCCGTCGAGCGCGTTCGGGAGTTCGCCTTGCCGCTCGAGGACGCCCGCGCGGAGGAGGTCTACGGGCAGGGGAGTACCGTCGGGAAACTGGTCTCGCTCGAGCGAGAACGGGTCGAGGACCGAACGCAGCTCGTGTTGCTCGAGGATCGCCACGGGTTCTAG
- a CDS encoding DJ-1/PfpI/YhbO family deglycase/protease, with the protein MSESEHQLEDVTVGIFLAPAGTEEVEFTEPKQAVTDAGATVEVLGIDREAGQTVTNDLEESDSYEVDRSFDDVAVGEYDGLIVPGGTVGADKLRADEDAVVLLREHIESGNPAGAICHGPWALVEADVVEGRTLTSYPSLRTDIENAGGEWVDEEVVVDDGVVTSRNPDDLEAFCAAIVEEFAAGSDE; encoded by the coding sequence ATGAGCGAATCCGAACACCAACTCGAGGACGTGACGGTCGGCATCTTTCTCGCACCGGCCGGCACTGAGGAAGTCGAGTTCACCGAACCGAAACAGGCCGTCACCGACGCCGGCGCCACGGTCGAGGTGCTCGGCATCGACCGCGAGGCTGGCCAGACGGTCACCAACGACCTCGAGGAGAGCGATTCGTACGAGGTCGATCGATCGTTCGACGACGTCGCCGTCGGAGAGTACGACGGGCTGATCGTCCCCGGTGGAACCGTCGGTGCGGACAAACTCCGTGCGGACGAGGACGCGGTCGTCCTCCTCAGGGAGCACATCGAGTCGGGCAATCCTGCGGGCGCCATCTGTCACGGCCCGTGGGCGCTGGTCGAGGCGGACGTCGTCGAGGGACGAACGCTCACCTCCTACCCCAGCCTGCGGACGGACATCGAGAACGCGGGCGGGGAGTGGGTCGACGAGGAGGTCGTGGTCGACGACGGGGTCGTCACCAGCCGGAACCCGGACGACCTCGAGGCGTTCTGTGCGGCCATCGTCGAGGAGTTTGCGGCCGGGTCGGACGAATGA
- a CDS encoding tyrosine-type recombinase/integrase, which translates to MPPRYKKAKNCRNEIYEYIDDLDAGTDDDNPEMRSSGSTQRYRQDLRWFDEWLDHNEIDSVTEVTSAKANRLGRTLSKEFNGSTPLYRWNRIHAFYEWLKAMELAEENPLNKWHGKKDEKWGMSRTSEQSKRLEEDENYAVTEKDVRLMEENVNQHRIRDQLIIRLLWQTGIRRGEASNLLISDVCRDKREITIRKKVAKYGKKRMVAYQSSLDGLLTEWLDYGYREEMAAGYDHNHLLVGERGAPLSGDRINEIVYESADRAGINRKIYADANAGTNESGDPKPNRWKITAHNIRHGYGTYLVNETDAGIWEVSKQLGHASVSITEDIYVEDDPRAGIDHAHKYGPD; encoded by the coding sequence ATGCCTCCACGGTACAAGAAAGCGAAGAACTGCCGTAATGAGATATACGAATATATCGATGACTTAGATGCAGGAACAGATGACGACAACCCGGAGATGCGTAGCAGCGGTAGTACTCAGCGATACCGCCAAGACCTCCGCTGGTTCGATGAGTGGCTTGACCACAACGAAATAGACTCCGTGACAGAAGTAACCAGTGCGAAAGCCAATCGACTTGGTCGAACCCTGTCGAAAGAATTCAATGGTTCAACTCCCCTTTATCGCTGGAATCGAATTCACGCGTTCTACGAATGGTTAAAAGCGATGGAATTGGCGGAGGAAAATCCGCTCAACAAGTGGCACGGTAAAAAAGATGAGAAGTGGGGGATGAGTCGGACATCAGAGCAGTCTAAACGCCTTGAGGAGGACGAAAATTACGCTGTGACGGAAAAAGATGTCCGTCTCATGGAAGAAAACGTAAACCAACACCGGATACGTGACCAACTGATAATTCGCTTACTCTGGCAGACCGGTATTAGAAGAGGTGAAGCGTCCAATTTGCTAATATCAGACGTATGCCGTGACAAAAGGGAGATTACAATCAGGAAAAAAGTGGCGAAATATGGTAAGAAACGGATGGTGGCCTACCAATCGTCGTTAGATGGTCTATTGACCGAGTGGTTAGACTACGGATATCGTGAAGAGATGGCAGCAGGTTATGACCACAACCATCTACTGGTCGGTGAACGAGGCGCACCACTATCTGGCGACCGAATCAACGAAATTGTCTACGAATCAGCGGACCGCGCTGGAATTAACCGGAAAATATACGCTGACGCAAATGCCGGAACGAATGAAAGCGGCGACCCTAAACCTAACCGTTGGAAAATCACGGCTCACAATATCCGTCACGGGTATGGAACGTACCTTGTGAACGAAACGGATGCTGGAATCTGGGAAGTCTCAAAGCAACTCGGACACGCCTCAGTATCAATTACTGAGGATATTTATGTTGAGGATGACCCGCGCGCCGGGATTGACCATGCCCATAAATACGGACCTGACTGA
- a CDS encoding 3'-5' exonuclease, translated as MTMNDGVEVPRYPIVGCEDVPITESAKINGPPGTGKTTQGLCRVQCLVAEEGYDVDDVTWITYRRSLADDLIEQMVDWGLIEEKQLIDPQHGATKQISTAHAVCYRLQRDEFQNRRTPSWDDYRRFCDEYYSVPYSTPVSSGSKPRGETLFGVYYWLKNNRKSMLEATDCDRYMDLMEIWPTSPSLQRFETDWEGFKEQESLVDYHEYLERALERSITPETDIVVIDEYHDAFPLLHALAKEWINDAKTAIVLGDPQQVVNHHEGASPAFFEELDLPEIHLMKTHRVPKLLWNAASNVLKGYHTPHTPDFASSYEGNALDEVHAPTFWYDQQTNTWEAPTGQRGSPDSLIERYVEAGEQSLFLVRARFQQHGIAAGFKDTGIIFCAQERSAGCWHQDNRKRHLYNALKRLEGYDENTAVYLRGPEVQELLHYTRAEDLEYNHSTIETVANSRWMRNSVVHVNAIDDLVTDSWWNRYTRGETSVAFLVEREGEHALPRAELMAALARNAEPTVDVEREGDGLANAPTIMTIHASKGTEADRVFVYDGVTKRIRRETRKNIRADANEDRTWYVALTRASKQTIVVRGAFEFMSSHLPSKGVLT; from the coding sequence ATGACGATGAATGATGGGGTCGAGGTCCCACGATACCCTATCGTAGGTTGTGAAGATGTCCCTATTACCGAATCGGCGAAAATAAATGGGCCACCGGGAACTGGAAAAACAACACAAGGTCTGTGCAGAGTACAGTGTCTCGTAGCGGAGGAGGGTTACGACGTAGACGACGTCACGTGGATAACCTACCGACGCTCGCTCGCAGATGACCTCATTGAGCAAATGGTTGACTGGGGACTTATCGAGGAAAAACAATTGATTGACCCCCAACACGGCGCTACGAAACAAATCAGCACCGCTCACGCGGTCTGTTATCGCCTCCAACGAGATGAATTCCAAAATCGCCGTACACCATCATGGGATGATTATCGGAGATTCTGTGACGAATACTACTCAGTTCCGTATTCGACCCCCGTATCCTCTGGTTCGAAACCCCGTGGTGAGACTCTCTTTGGCGTCTACTATTGGCTCAAGAACAATCGGAAGAGCATGCTGGAGGCGACAGACTGTGACCGGTATATGGACCTCATGGAGATATGGCCGACGTCACCGTCGCTTCAGCGATTCGAGACCGACTGGGAGGGTTTCAAGGAGCAAGAAAGTTTAGTCGATTATCATGAATACCTCGAACGGGCTCTGGAGCGCAGTATTACTCCCGAGACGGATATTGTGGTCATTGACGAATACCACGACGCGTTCCCGCTCTTACACGCTCTGGCGAAGGAATGGATAAACGACGCTAAGACAGCAATAGTCCTTGGCGACCCACAGCAAGTAGTCAACCACCACGAAGGTGCGTCACCTGCATTCTTCGAGGAACTCGACCTCCCCGAGATACATCTGATGAAGACTCACCGGGTCCCCAAATTGTTGTGGAATGCCGCTTCGAACGTTCTGAAGGGGTACCACACCCCGCACACCCCTGATTTCGCCTCCTCATACGAAGGAAACGCACTCGACGAGGTACACGCACCGACGTTCTGGTACGACCAGCAAACGAATACGTGGGAAGCGCCCACTGGCCAACGCGGTTCACCAGATTCCCTCATCGAACGCTACGTTGAAGCAGGAGAACAGTCACTGTTCCTCGTTAGAGCGCGGTTCCAACAGCACGGAATCGCAGCAGGTTTCAAAGACACTGGAATTATATTCTGCGCTCAGGAACGGTCTGCGGGCTGTTGGCATCAGGATAACCGGAAGCGCCACCTGTACAATGCGCTCAAGCGTCTCGAAGGATACGATGAGAATACAGCCGTCTATCTCCGGGGGCCAGAGGTCCAAGAACTGTTGCACTATACCCGTGCGGAAGATTTGGAATATAATCACTCGACCATTGAGACGGTCGCCAACTCACGGTGGATGCGGAACTCCGTTGTCCATGTCAATGCAATAGACGACCTCGTCACCGACTCGTGGTGGAACCGATACACGCGAGGTGAGACATCGGTTGCCTTTCTTGTCGAACGGGAGGGTGAACACGCACTCCCGCGCGCTGAATTAATGGCTGCACTGGCCCGGAACGCTGAACCCACGGTTGATGTGGAGAGGGAAGGTGACGGGCTCGCGAACGCACCGACCATTATGACGATACACGCGAGCAAAGGCACTGAAGCAGACCGAGTGTTCGTCTACGATGGTGTCACCAAGCGAATTCGCCGCGAAACACGGAAAAACATCCGAGCAGACGCTAATGAAGATAGGACGTGGTATGTGGCTCTCACGAGGGCATCGAAACAAACAATAGTCGTTCGTGGAGCGTTCGAATTCATGTCTAGCCACCTTCCATCGAAGGGAGTATTAACATGA